Proteins found in one Amphiura filiformis chromosome 14, Afil_fr2py, whole genome shotgun sequence genomic segment:
- the LOC140169244 gene encoding uncharacterized protein, which yields MDMNNNLYTKNQSAYRKYHSVETALVRVNNDLLQAVDTHGEAVLVLLDMSAAFDTVDHNILLRRLHERYGVKGPVHKWFASYLDNRQQSVLIDGEQSDPMTIDWGMP from the coding sequence ATGGACATGAACAATAACTTGTACACCAAAAATCAATCGGCATATCGAAAGTATCACAGCGTTGAAACTGCCCTTGTCAGAGTCAACAATGACTTGCTCCAAGCTGTTGATACCCACGGTGAGGCTGTATTAGTCTTATTGGATATGTCCGCGGCTTTCGACACTGTCGATCACAACATCTTGCTGCGTCGACTACATGAGAGATACGGTGTCAAAGGTCCTGTTCATAAATGGTTTGCTTCCTATCTGGACAACAGACAGCAATCTGTGCTTATCGACGGCGAACAATCTGATCCTATGACCATCGATTGGGGCATGCCCTAA